GCCTTGCCTTAGTGGGCAATGGTCCCTATCGCCAAGAGTTGGAGAAAATTTTTGCAGGGACAAATACCCATTTTGTGGGTTATTTGCATGGTGACGATCTTGCCTCGGCGTTTGCCTCTAGTGATGCGTTTTTATTCCCATCGCGTACAGAAACTCTCGGCTTAGTCTTGCTCGAAGCGATGGCAGCAGGTTGTCCTGTGGTTGCGGCAAATTCAGGCGGTATTCCCGATATTGTCACCAATGGGATCAATGGTTATTTGTTCGAGCCGAATGACAGCAATGGTTTGTCTCTGGCAGCTCAAAATCTTTTGCAAAATCGCAATGAATATATGTGCATCGAAGCCCGTCTAGAAGCTGAAAAATGGGGTTGGGATGCAGCGACGCGACAATTACAAAACTACTATGAGCAAACGATCGCCGCTTGTAAACCCGTTTTAATTAATTAATGGCATACTCCCTCAAAAATTATTAAGGCGGGCTACGCCCGCCTTAATAATTTTTGGGTTTGTTTTTAAAGAAGTATTGCGATCGCGTCCTAAAGCGGTATTCCTTCGCAGTACAATGGCGATCGCCATCATTATGTCATAAGTATAAATACTCTCTTGATTTCCCTTGAACTCGCTACCGAAATTTACCATCGCCCTTTGCTTTCTCTAGTTTTTGAGGCTCAGACGATCCATCGCCAGTATCACCAAACCGATGCTGTCCAGATGTGTACGCTCTCAAACATTAAGTCAGGTCGTTGTCCTGAAGATTGCAAATATTGTCCTCAAAGCGCTCGCTATCCGACAGGAGTAGAGACTTATCCTCTATTGCCATTGGCTGAAGTGATCAGTCAAGCAGAAGAGGCAAAACAGCATGGTGCAACGAGATTTTGTATGGGGGCGGCTTGGCGCAATGCTCCTGAAGGGGAAGAGTTTGAGCGCGTGTTACAAATGGTCGAAGCCGTCGCAGGAATGGGAATGGAAGCCTGCGTAACCATGGGAATGCTGCGCCCAGAGCAGGCTCAACAGCTAGCAAAAGCGGGGCTAACTGCCTATAACCATAATCTTGATACTTCCGAAAGCTTCTATCCTGAAATTATTACAACCCGCACCTATCGCGATCGCCTCGAAACGATCCAGCATGTTTCAGAAGCAGGCATTCAAGTTTGCTGTGGTGGCATTGTCGGCATGGGTGAGACTGACAGCGATCGCATTGATCTTTTGCATACTCTCGCTAATCTCTCACCACAACCAGAGTCAGTACCAATTAATGCGCTATCGGCGGTAGAAGGAACTCCCTTTGGCGATCTACCAGCGATCGATCCTTTGGTTTTAGTGCGGATGGTAGCGACGGCAAGAATCCTGATGCCCAAAGCTGTGGTGAGACTTTCCGCAGGACGCGATCGGCTCAGTGTCTCCGATCAAGCTTTATGCTTCCTCGCAGGTGCAAATTCTATCTTCTCCAGTGAGAAATTGCTCACTACAGCAAATCCAGACTGGCAAGATGATGCAGCAATGTTTGCGAGACTGGGTATTATGCCAAAAGAGTTAGTATAATCCTTGAAAGATTGAAATTTTCATTAGGACATAAAACCCAAGAATTGACTGGCGGCGCGGAGCGCCGCCAGTCAATTCTTGGGTTTTGATTAGCTATACTGACAATAACTAGCAGCAAAGGTAAAGCGATGATCCAAACTTTAGCTAAGGCAGAAAATCAATATCTCATTAAACGAGCTGTAACTTGGGAGCAATTTAAAACCTTGCAATCCGCCTTTGATGAAATTGGTGGTACGCGGATGATTTATTGCGAGGGAGAACTAGAAATAATGGGCATTGGTTTACTTCATGAAATGATGTCCAGTTTGCTTGGGATGTTGTTAGGCTATTACTTTACAATTAAACGCATTCGTTTCACAGCGACAGGAGCTTATACACAAACGATTGAACCGAGGCTTGAGTTTCAGTCTGATTTATCCTTTGCTTTTGGTAATGATCCCGCAAAGACTGATCTATGCATCGAAGTTGTTGTTACTAGCGGAAGTGTTAAAAAGCTAAGGAAATATCAATTAAGAGGTATTCCTGAAGTTTGGTTCTGGCAAGATGGCAAAATAAGTATTTATCGCTTAGAGAATAGCGAATATGTGAAAGTTAAAACTAGTGTCTGGTTACCTGATTTAGATATTGAACATTTAGAACAATGTTTGTTAATGGATTCGCAGTTGGATGCTATGAGCGCTTTTGAAGAAAAATATGCTTAATACCAAAGCACAAAATGACTACGCCATTTTGTGCTTTTAAAACCCTGACTGGATTTAGTACTATAGCAATGTAAGAGATAGCTCGGACAAAAATCAAAACCAAAAAGATGAGTGGCGGCGCTTCGCGCCGCCACTCATCTTTTTGGTTTTATGTCCTAAGCAAAACTTACATTGCTATAAATCTAGGGATTTGGGCTTGGAGACCAAGCCCCTACAGGTGCGAAATGTTGTAGGGATGTGGTCTCCAAATCCTCTTTCAAGACAAATTTGCATAATAAAAAAGCTCCCAAAGGGAGCTTTTTTATTATGCAAATTCTGGTCTACCCTGTGACATGAAATGCTTTTGTGAACTCATTTCAGGTTCTCCATCATTAGGGACTCTCTGGATATAAGTTCCATCTGCCTTGAGATCCCAAGCTTGGCGATTGTCAGCAAGGATGATTTCCAGAATCTGCTTGAGTTCTTTAACTAGAGAGCCTTCCACAATAGGAGTAATCACCTCAACACGCGCATCAAGGTTGCGTGGCATCCAGTCAGCACTGCCGATGTAGACCTGTTCTTCTCCTCCATTACTGAAGTAGAAGATGCGTGAATGTTCGAGAAAGCGCCCGATCACACTAATTACTCTGATGCGATCGCTTAAGCCCTTAACTTTAGGACGAATACAACAGATCCCACGAATGATTAGATCAATATTCACTCCGACTTGTGAAGCCTCATATAGAGCCGAGATAATCTCAGGATCAACTAGTGAGTTCATCTTGGCAATGATATAGGAAGGATAGCCTTGCTTTTGATGTTCGATTTCGCGTTGAATTAACTTCAAAAACTTCTCTCGCATATTCACAGGCGCAACTAACAACTTGCGATAATCACGCTGACGAGAGTAACCAGTGAGATAGTTAAATAGATCCGTTAAATCTGCGCCCAAATCATCATTACAGCTAAAAATACCAAGATCACTGTAAAATCTCGCTGTTTTTGGGTTGTAATTGCCAGTACCGATATGCACATAACGAACTAGGCGATC
This genomic stretch from Pseudanabaena galeata CCNP1313 harbors:
- the bioB gene encoding biotin synthase BioB encodes the protein MISLELATEIYHRPLLSLVFEAQTIHRQYHQTDAVQMCTLSNIKSGRCPEDCKYCPQSARYPTGVETYPLLPLAEVISQAEEAKQHGATRFCMGAAWRNAPEGEEFERVLQMVEAVAGMGMEACVTMGMLRPEQAQQLAKAGLTAYNHNLDTSESFYPEIITTRTYRDRLETIQHVSEAGIQVCCGGIVGMGETDSDRIDLLHTLANLSPQPESVPINALSAVEGTPFGDLPAIDPLVLVRMVATARILMPKAVVRLSAGRDRLSVSDQALCFLAGANSIFSSEKLLTTANPDWQDDAAMFARLGIMPKELV
- a CDS encoding Uma2 family endonuclease; the encoded protein is MIQTLAKAENQYLIKRAVTWEQFKTLQSAFDEIGGTRMIYCEGELEIMGIGLLHEMMSSLLGMLLGYYFTIKRIRFTATGAYTQTIEPRLEFQSDLSFAFGNDPAKTDLCIEVVVTSGSVKKLRKYQLRGIPEVWFWQDGKISIYRLENSEYVKVKTSVWLPDLDIEHLEQCLLMDSQLDAMSAFEEKYA